aaaaccgaaaatattctcaagatatgcattaaagtaccaaaattcggttttctatttcaaattaatgttaaccaacatttccgaaaactctcatagaaaaacttctattatttatctagcacattaactaataatattttccagaggatatgctttaattgctggtaattaaaacatatacaaCGAAAATCATAactaaatgcttttcaatatttcggactaggatcaccttgagcatcaaggaatatctttgaacaaaaaatgataagagttatgtacatgttcaaatatgtcgacatctggaaGCTTCTTATCTTGagaacccaaaaccctaattcacacacatcatgaagaaatatgtgaaccatggatATTGGTTTTGTTCGTGGAATAGATTAAACCATCACTCCAATATATGTTGTTACCGATTATAACATGATTCTCAATATAggttgtaatcggttacaccttgcttcccaaaggtagcttgtgaccgattacaactaacttcccaattcatcttgtgaactgttataccttggttcccaaagtaacttgtgaccagtTACAACTTGCACTCCAGTATaacttgtgattggttacaccttgaATTCCAAAGTTACTAGTGACTGATTCCAACTAGCTATATGTTATAGGtgatgaccggttatacctcaagtctcaacaaagttaagataggtgaaaaagcgggggtctaacatccacacccaatatttcgcttagcaatctgtatgacctaactccaatatactttcaagagaatcaactagacagtcagactaaatcttaagaaaagtatatccaagagttatatctcaatttctcaattcaatctgcaatcaaacaaataggaatttgcgagcccgattgaatacaataaataacttggacgatatcaaaaaccaatacccaagtgtcaatcaatttaatcaacaaccaaaggttggattcacaattgattgaacttatgcacaacctgtgatatttcaattatataaacaaatataatgcggaaaagaaataacacatacaccataaattttgttaacgaggaattcgcaaatgcagaaaaaccccgagacctagtccatatttgaacaccacagtgtattaagccgctacagacactagcctactccaaattaacttcgtactggaatgtagttgatccctaaccgatctcacactgatcaaggtacattcgcgttccttacgcctctagaaccacgctggattctgcgtacttgattcccttagctgatctcacccacaactaagagtttctacgacccaaagtcgaagacttgataaaccaatttgtcttacatagaaaagtctattgaatagataaatctgtctcccacagatatacctatgagttttatttcgtattttgataaatcaaggtgaacaggaaccaattgatacaacgGACTTatatcccgaagaacatcctagtaatatcaatcacctcacaataatcttaattgtatggtagcgaaacaagatattgtggaatcacaaacgatgagacgaagatgtttttgactactttttatcttgcctatcatagattaaatctcgagcaaatcttagggaacatagtactcaatcacgatagaaaacagcaagatcagaacacgcaactacagaaaagatagttgggtctggcttcacaatcccaatgaagttttcaagtcgttaacctactgggttttggaaaaacctaaggttaaaggagaatcgactctagtcgcaacttgtatcacacaggaggtatggggattaggtttcctagttgttatagttctcccttatatcaaatcagggtttgaaatcaatgctaccctggtaacaaagcattcaatattcatctttagatgaaaacctgattagactcaagctaatatctttcaaccgttaaatcgaacttagcttgttacacatagatgaaaagtgacttcatttagatatgattaaccgtatctaaacgtgtgcaccttgtcagctcaacaatagttaactgaagttatctatatgaacactttcatatcaaccatattcatcttaaccataactagcttAAATGTCTCAAATGACACTAGttccagagttgttcaattgtgtatattctcatagaagtatacaagatgcaattgaagcaaaatcgattttgattcactcgaatcaattcatgaacattatagccacggttttcaaaaggtttcattccttattatataaatgtattagttcatgaacaaactgactttagaacataacctactcaagtatgcaaacgggtacacgtacctaagtgTCCAGACTAATTttaggttcgccagtatgcgaacgggtacgcataccttccaaactcagttgaatttccggaacttgaaactcactcCAGTACGCatgccggtatgcatactaagttcacgaactttcattaaccaaccagtatgcatatgggtatgcatactatggttcccggacttggaataacttgaaatagttagcatacaagtacgcatattgtgttatatccaatcatggttaattgttctaaactcccatttcaattattgaaacattcttagaagacgacaacagctgtctcacacaaactattagtttcaaagcaatttttaagtgatcgaatgatcaatatgaaatattcggagtctatatcaaatgattgtcttacacaaatcatgtaagatgttacagggtgattttcacatgatgatcttttgactttcgtcaagaatataacatgaacttggttaaagagaaagcttaccaacacatatttcgagaaatatgtaagcgagttaaactcagctcgaaatatcaaatgcgtacaattgaagtctatatagctatacgacttttgtctcaaatatgagatagagtaaatagacttttgagtgataggtgagtttaagtctccacataccttttgttaatgaagttccacaacctccccttagtagttcttcgtcttcaatcgatgaacaccgtgaagtctaatgctcaaatacactttctatcctaatccaagacttagctataagcagactagaaatcaagacttataattttggcaactaaacttgacaaacaagcttgagatagcaatgcttgcgaattcgatcgagcagtgctctaacagtaggtTCCACCATatcatcttccattggtcatccaaaagatattcaatgaataagGATACCAATaatgatttctctttcgattacaaaaacaagttcatacatctacttccttaaactaatgtaaagatacatagttttataggatgaaatcacacctatataatgcacacataattaaataactatatacagtagattatgtcaaaagataagcgtttatacttcgtaatatgtttccttgatactttgatcatattattatgacaaagtctcatcactagagtattatatacaatatatagagcttcgcatgttatgttttcaatatagcacgacttgaaagatacgttaggaatggaaacaagatcaagtggaaggatgatgtcgtcgttgtagtcatTACTTTTTCTCATTCtttaggtcttcggagtaatagttgtacgtctcaacattcctagactttctagtctaacctaaatgaagttgactatagtatttaataaagcgactctagatgagttttgatactaaaatatgacaaccagacttgacataccaatgcttggtgggttcacccgatctatgctctaacatattttGTATTATAAATGTAAATGCGTGTAGATTTTGTTTATAGGCAGTtgagtttttttattatttttattgtttttttgagGTAGAATGGTTAAATCCTATTAGAAGATAAAAAAACTTTTGGTGGTCGTCATTCTCACGGATTGCAAGCAATTATCAGATATCATAAACCATCCAGAGCCGACTATACCATGAAATGCACAGAGTTCAGTACTCATCAGAGCCATTTATATCATGAAATACAGAGAGTTGAGTTCAATAGTGCAGGTACATCTTAGAAAAGCTTTCTCCAACACATCGTCATAAAATAAAACTCAGTGGAAGATAATTTGGCTATCATACCCAACTCTTAATTAAAAGTATCATATATTCTCAGTTAGTAGTAAGTTCCCCGAAAGGAATTGAAGTAAAGCAGTTTGATCTAGAGCCTCACTGAAAAATCAGATGTTTGATATCATTGATGATAATATCATTGTCTCCACCTATTTCGTAACCACCATTCTACTATTCTCTCCTACAAAATAACCTAGTTGATTCCAAAAGAAAGCATACGATAGATTTTCATCTTCAGTCTCTTTTATTTAATTGTCAGACAATATAAACCTGCAACTTCTCCTTCGTTGTTGGTTTGTGAGTCTATGAAATCTCAAATATTAGTATTGAACCCACACTTTTCGTGCAAAAACACTATGCAACAGGAGATTGTCTACATTCTTCTCCCTCAGATAACGCAAATAACAATTGACATTAGTTATCTCACATTATCCTTTTAACAGATTGTCCAATGTGGGTATCACATTGTGCATAACTGAATGGACGAACACTTTCACTTTTTGTGGTACATTTGTGGGAAAATTTACCTGTAAAATCTTGTTGGTGCAGTAGCCAGTGGTATCCTCCTTTGTACTATAAATTGAAGCATTGCATAAATCGAGTGAGTCATCCCCATCTTCTAAATATGGTATGTCTCTAAGAATGTTGATTAAGCCAAAAAAAACTATTGATCTTCCACCTCCCTCGCTCAATTAAGTCAACAACTTTAACATACTTTAACAAGCAATTTGAATGCCTTTGGATGTGAAAAAATTATGGTTTGGAAAGACTCATTTATCAAACCAAAAGTTTACTGCTTCTCCACTTGAAATCTTAATGCTAGATGATCTTTCCAATATCCATTTCTCCTTATGGTTATCTTTCCAAAATCCTCTACTAAAAGGAGATTTGTGGTCCTTGAGACAAACATCACCTTCATATgatttggttttggttggatcacCTTCATCCGCAATACCTGCTTTTTTCTAGAGTatctccaatttcatttttctaaTAGAGCTTTATTAATGAATCTTAGATTTCTTATGGTAAGCCTCCATGCTCTTTAGGCTTGCATAATTTCTCTCAAGCCACCtaatgaaaaaaatcattttaGTTGTGGAACCCTAAAGGCATTTGAATTACAATATTGGTTAAGTTGATAAGATTATGGATGGGTTGTGTTGAAACAATGTTGGGTTATTTGTTACTTTTCCCAACTTGTAGAAGGTTAGTTATATAGTGTACTAttagagaaaaatcaaaaaattatgaTTGGTAATCAACTTGCTGGTCTTTTTACAAGAGCCAAGAGATCTTCGCTTACCTTTCACGCTATCAGAGGTCAGTAACGGATGAAGAGCCTGCAAGTGGGACAAACCCAACATCATTTTAGATTTCAGTTAAAAtaagcttgttttttttttttttttgaaatatatatGACTTGTAGTTGCAAATATGCATGGTATATGTTGAAATTTGTAATACCGATGGGTCAGGCTTGTATGCACACTTCAAATTTTCGTTATAGTTTCTTCGCCTCTTTTATTACAGGCAAGGAAAGAATTTTTGGGCCCACAATCGAAAAGTCCTGGCTCTGTCGCTACCAGAGGTCTACCAGAGGGCAATAAGTATACAGAAGAATCCTATTTCTTTTCCTTCGCGCAATCTAATAACATATTTGGATAACAATTCAGAAATGATTTCTAGaagtaaaaatgaaaaaaaaaatcagtttggGAACATAATTTTATAATTAGCTCTAGAAATAAAAGATTTCGCTTTCTACGAAATAAATTTCTTATATTTCGGATTCCGTGGAGACTTCTAATTCTAGTATCCCAACAAGGTTATAAATACAACTTATGCAAGCATTCCAGTTTTTGTAGGAAGTAGGAACCACAACCGGACTGGTCGACACCTTGAGGTCGGTCACATAATGTTGAAAAATCACGTCTTAATGTGTGACGAACCGGGAGGGAGAGAAATAATAAATACGTATTCAATTACAGTTagatatgagtgtgagtttttccaaataaaataaataagaaaaagtcTTCGAATTCTCCACTCATAATTCTAATTCCACTCTGTTTTTCTCCTTTCTTCCCCAATTAGCCAAGACAGGCTTCTCTAAAAACCCATCCATCCAGCGGTGAAGCCAGATCGAAACCCtaataatttcttttcttttaatcGATGAGTCAATTCAGGTTCTGATAAACAATTTCAGGGAATTTCATTTGAATCAtctaaaaggttttttttttttgattttggaaTAGATAGAGATGGCGATCTTGTATTCATTGGTAGCAAGAGGATCAGTAGTATTAGCTGAATTTAGTACGACATCAACGAATGCGAGCGCAATTGCAAGACAAATATTGGAGAAAATACCAGGGAATGATGATAGTCATGTTTCTTACTCACAAGATCGATATATCTTTCATGTTAAAAGAACTGATGGTCTTACTGTTCTTTGTATGGCTGATGAAACTGCTGGAAGTAAGATGTTATCtcttttctttcatttatttttttattttctgttgtgtTTTTCATGTTTAATTTGCTCGATTAATTGAAAGGAAGAGTTTTTATGTGTTGAGATTTTCTGTTGGTTGGATTGTGTAGATTGGAGAGgttaatttgatatttttttgattgaATTACGTGTTTAATTTTAGTATAATTTTGGATTCTCATTGACATGGATTTTGGGGTAATTCATTGTTGTTAAGAAACTAATGACATTAAAGAATAGTTCCATGGTCCTTAGACTGTTCAGGTATTGTATTTTCTTAGCTAGAGGAGAACTTTGACATGTATCTTGCTGCCCTGGTTTTTGGTTTTACATTAAGTTGTTTTCtactatctctttttttttctctcttgttGAATCAGTGTGCTTATTGTGTGATGTTGAATTGTGTTGCTCAGTTGTCTGTCATTTTTTGCTtgcttttttttgttcttttatggTCTTTCTCTTTGTTTGGCACATGGATTGGAAACTGTGTTTTTTTGGGGGGCAATGGAGCTTAGGCGAGGGTGTATGTCTAGGTTGATAGAAACAGAAACAGAAACAGCAGGCAAATATGGAACATGAACACACATTGTGAGATGAATCTTCCAATTTGAATGATGTGATGGTATAAGCATCAGAGAGATCACCTCAAAGAATTATTCCTTCCCAGTGGGACATCATCTTAAAACAGTAGAAAGGCACGACTTTTTTTATGTACTGGAGTTTCAAAGTGATGACTTGAGCGTGCACCATGCATATTAACCTGAATTTTGCAACTTGTAGATGTAAAGTTCCTCTTAGTAAACTATAGGGCTTGATAGACTGGGGGGAATAGTTCACATGTTCCTATTATCTCTCTTGCACTTGGTGGAGCAAGACCTCTTGCATTTACTCTTGGAGTTGCATATGTTGATTCATTTTATAAAATTTTGTGTGCAGGAAGGATCCCGTTTGCATTTCTTGAAGATGTTCATGGGAGGTTTGCGAAGACTTACGGTCGTGCTGTTCACACAGCTCTTGCTTATGCCATGAATGATGAGTTCTCAAGGGTCTTAAATCAACAGATGGAATATTATTCTAATGATCCAAATGCAGATAGGATAAATAGATTGAAGGGTGAAATGAGTCAGGTAATGATCACGCATTGTGGATTTTTCTTTACATGTCCATTCATGTTGGCCTATTTGAATACATCGTGTGGTTGTGGGTTCTTGAATTTGCTTAAGATGCCAATTGATTGAGGTAGCCAATTTGCTGGTTTTACATTGCTGTAATGGGGTGGATATCAGTTGgacaatgatttttattaagatGAGGTCTTGTTCTGGAATGATTCGTTATGTCAGTCCTATAATTCAATAATTGGTTTGTACGATTTGACAGGTACGTAACGTCATGATAGATAATATTGATAAAGTTCTGGAAAGGGGAGATCGCTTGGAACTACTTGTTGATAAAACTGCTAACATGCAAggaaatacatttcgcttcagaAAGCAAGCCCGGCGATTCAAGAACACTCTGTGGTGGAGAAATGTCAAGCTCACGTATGTCACTTAAAcccaaccattttcatcttttttcCTATATCTGTGACTTAGTAAACCTGCTACGCTTGGCTATTGTTCTTTAGTACTAATGAGACTGATAAATCTGGTAAAGAGGTTGAAAATGAAGCTATATAAACACAAAATCTGTTTGTTACATAACCAACCATAGGAACTATTGAATCTAGAATCCTTGGAATTTGGTGGTATCTGCCAGTTAGATCACCACTACCACTTGATTCATATCCTATAagagatgttaagtttgttcatttACTGGAGTCTCTCTTTTTCTGAATATTTGCTCCATGTACTTGACTCTTATTAGTGTCGACTGCGCCCCAATCATCATGAAGTAATCACGAGCTTAAACGTTCAAAAATGTCCTGAAAGTGAAACAGTTCTAATTGGGACTTTGATATGGTGCAAGAGCTTTTACTACTCTCTAGTACTTTCTGGAGAAATATTACTCATTGTTTTTTTGCTTTGTGTTGTTGCAGGATTGCATTGATAATTCTTATTTTAGTGGTTATTTATGTCGTGCTTGCCTTCGTTTGCCATGGTGTTACACTGCCCTCCTGCATAGGTTAAATGAACAAATAAGTGGTTGTATCTCATGTTTGAAACAACATATTATTGTTTTTGTTGTGATATATAGTTTTACATAAATTAAAATTGCTTGTGTGGATACCGATTGAAAAGACAAGATAAAGATGCTTGTTTTGGTGGCTTAAGTTATCTGAAACTGTAATTTGTTAAATGACAATGGTTAACACCTCTGGTAGTTGATTGTTTCATGTGGTATTAGTTTTTCAGATAGTTGAGAATTCAAGTGTCTCTTAATCCAATGTATATGACTAGGGGATCGGGCCTGGCTCCGTTGGGGACTGATCCCGAGTATTCCCCTATCCCGGACGAGTAACTCGGCGAGTCACATCCCTGTGCATATTTTTTCCGGATATGGAAACCGTTTGTAATAAGGATTAgacgtggaagaagaagaagaagaagaagaagaagaagaagaagaaaaaatttggtggaAAAGAGCAAGTAGGCGAATTTAGAGTTTGCTGATCCTTGGGCCTCCACTGTTGCTTTAAGTTTCTAGGGTGTTCTCTACTTAAGTACTtagagcaattcctatggaatgaacaaacgtggagtttgttcattttgctcccactatggaatgaacaaacatgaaaaatggatgttcaaatgaacaaatttgttggtttgaacattgAGTCGGAACAACCAGCGCGCGTCTGTGGTAAAGACGGGCGTCATTTCTACCAACTCTGGCGTCAGAAGGAAAAACGCCAGCGTTTGAACATTGAACGCGAGCCAAGACGTAGAGCGCCCGCGTCCGTATTAAAAACGCCAGCGTCTGACCAAAAAACGCCAACTGCTCAATATGAACGGCTGAAAACTCTTGTGATCCAACGACTATAttttttgaattctataaatactcctcatttcaactccaaatacACACATTCTTCATTCTCAAAGCATCTATAAAAATGCCTCCCAGGGTTCGTTCTGTTAGATTCACTTagcaagaggatttagctatttgtagagcctttgtttttcacacacaagatgcTGTCATAAGAAATATAACCGATTCGACGATtactttctgggagaaagtttatagAACATTCACCGCTGAAACGGGGAACATCCATGGGCGTGATTCTGGCGGATTGCATCATCGTTTTAGTTTAATTAGTATGAAATTTTTGGAGATCATGGTTGTACTATTGGAGAATCACAAtaataagctcaacggtgaagccgaacatgaagtggaacccagaactctagcgatgtggccAGTAACTCACGGCGGTCGTCCTTTCGATTTCCATGCTTGTtccaacattcttagggtgctcaacagatACAATCCCATActctaggaattccaccacccacCGAGAATTAtgacgcctatgtagtagttggtttaatctaatgtatttcttttattttcatgtatgatgtggttgttcaatgcagtacGTTTTTATTTATGATGTTAATATTGATGGTACAATTTTTAATAcaggaaaaatttaaattatTGACGTGCAAATATGAAGAAAATCgtaataacataataccatagtgaatcgatttgtcctacaacttcaatcatcccactccaccaaaaaacacctgggacattcccagaaatgccttccatatgtgtcttcttcagaagaagtccgcaaatgcataaaagtcctgcaaccgggctttgagcatgaactgattctctgtggacagtgtttgtattcgtgatctccatatccacaatgcttgcagtgtaataactccttcttcaatttggccttaagtttgaagtttttgcagagtgttgcaatcttttcttcttcttcttttttaatcttcatagcatcatctagcatatgtggttcctctagacaattgggatcttgacattgaaAATACCTGAGATTTTCcgattgtgattcaatcaccattctgatgcgtcaacaaccttcccgcggacactttgaatacatccaaggacattgcataagactgtggttatccatgaaacataatataCAAATCTCTTTTGCTTCGATACATAATATTTTcttcgctttgcctttagaaaacatggtggatgatgagaaagaaatcggttggtttggtttagaataaaacctaggatgtatttataataaaaataggcgttggtaattcaaactGGCGCTCAAAGGAAAGTCGCTGGCGATTTCCCTTTGAGCGCCAACGGCTAAATTTCCAACTTTCTTTCTCAACCTATAAATTTCCTTCCTCCCATCTCCAAaatcatatcttcttcttcttctacttcttctccttcttcttttttcctaaattttttcttcttcttctcatcattctTCTTTTTTCCTAGATCTCTCCCCCTTTacagaaatgtctgttagaaatcgtggtcccaagtttactgagGAAGAGGATATAACTCTGTGCAAAGCATATTTatttcatagggtaatcactggtgtCCTTTATCAAGACAATAGTGTACGTTATTTTTGGGATAAcgttttttcaatgttcgtctcactgacgggaaacccaggaaaccgagatgctcgtcgagtgcgtgctcgttttcaatctattagTAATGTACTACAGCCGTTTGTTGCTCTtgtaatggaaattgatcgagaaaagttcgtcggtgtaactgaagatgaagtgatccaaacatctATTGAAAATTGGGAGGATGCTCATGGTAAAAAATTTCTTTACGAAGGGTGTTTTAGAATTCTAatagatggtccatctcaagcacatcgttaCTGCACTTGAATGCCGCTCCCAGTCTTTACAATGTAAGAAGATattactcttgttcgatgttggttacatcgtataATGAGACCAATGAACCATGAccatttctgggaaagagtattgggacattttgtagcatcccggaacgaaaccataagaaacagtaagagcctagaactaagaattgcattcatcactaaggaagtcaaatattatacagaagttttgtggatggttcaccgcAGCAATTCTGGACTTTTCgacgaagaactggtgagtatcttatTCCTTTGTCATTTTTCCTCATGTACTCAATTGCATCATAAATATATGAACTTGTTGTttgttttacagaaaaccatcgctcagaccaagtttactgaagaaagcggAAGAGAGTTTAAACATTTTGAATGTTACGAGCTCTACAaagagaatgtcgctggatttgatgtagtttgatgggttttttttttagtttattaaaatgtagtttgatgttattgttgtggtttattaaaatgtagtttgatgttatttgaaagtttaattataataaatttc
This DNA window, taken from Papaver somniferum cultivar HN1 chromosome 3, ASM357369v1, whole genome shotgun sequence, encodes the following:
- the LOC113355859 gene encoding vesicle-associated membrane protein 711; this encodes MAILYSLVARGSVVLAEFSTTSTNASAIARQILEKIPGNDDSHVSYSQDRYIFHVKRTDGLTVLCMADETAGRRIPFAFLEDVHGRFAKTYGRAVHTALAYAMNDEFSRVLNQQMEYYSNDPNADRINRLKGEMSQVRNVMIDNIDKVLERGDRLELLVDKTANMQGNTFRFRKQARRFKNTLWWRNVKLTIALIILILVVIYVVLAFVCHGVTLPSCIG